The DNA window TAGTTCTCCACAAAGAAAAGAAGCAGCTTTGGATCTCCCTGAACGAAAATTTCAGGGAAAATTTGTGTAGGGAATGAACAGCATGGGAGTTTCAGACAAAGTGGTGGCTCATATTCCTAGTAATTGGGTTATGATTATCATCTTCTACAGCCAATGACCAAATCCTGTCAGAATAGAATTGAGCTCTGATtctcacttcatgcagccaatgATCCAGCAGGTCACTTGGCTGAAATTTCGAGATCGTGTTCCTCAGATTTTTGCTCTGCTGAATCGGTGTCTCCTGTTTGTCCCTCACATGTTTCCTTATTATCCAAAACCTGCGTGGATGGTGCACCAAGAGATCTTGGTAATGCTCCCAGCTGTTTAAGGCTCTCACTCTGCTTTGCGATCACCATGGCGAGGTACTTGCTGTGTTCTTCTACTTGCATTTGAAGCTTTCTTTGGATCTGTGGATAGGAAAATACAAGAGATCCTACATTAACCAAATGCACAAAACCTGACCTGGCACGTTCCTTCTTTTTGCAgttccaaataaaaaacaagcaTCTCATTTTTGAAAGAATAAGTGCACCTCAAGTTGTTCATGAAGTTGTTTCTGCAAACCAATCTGCGCTCTTAATTCTTCGCAAGTCTCCATGCCTCTGCAGTAGGTACACAGTAAAAGCTCAGAAAACACTGGcgtacaatatatatatatatttgaacctAAAACAGGCCATCGAAATAAGTTAGTAAAAGAATGCAAATTCATTCACTTAGTGCATAGGCGAGATATTATGCCTTCATTACTCATCTACGCGAATACATGATATTTATAGCATTATCAAGACTTGGAGATATATCACATAAAGATCATCTCACTTCATGGGCTGAGAGGAAACTTCATCTGCTTGGCCATTTCTTTTCGCAGATTCACCTATTAgaacaaataaagaaaaacacataaaactccagaaatattcaaatatacttcaaatttaatcaaGTACAGTGAATGATTAAATTCATTCTCTTAAAGATCACAATCTACATTCTAATAAATTTCAACAGCATAGTAGGGTCACTATAACCCTCTAGTACAATATGACATGCATCACCTATCTTAAAATGGTGACAGTAAACCAAAACTGCAACATAGAAACACACCGACCATCAGATAGTTCAGGTCGATGATGAACTGTGCGGTACTTCTGCACAAGAATAATCCATGGTCATTAGGGAAAATCAAGAAGAGTCATATAATAATCATTGAAAACTCAAGCAACAAATGCATACCTGTAGATGGCTTTTTACATGGTATATAGTTAAGCCTTCAACCTTCATAACTTTTTGGATAGCTTTTGGAGTAGCTTCTGtaggggaaaaataaaaaggaatgagaataaatatagcaaaaatagTAAGATAACTAGCAAACATGGACTTGCACTTGTTTCTTGTTGTGAAAACATCACGGTTctgtaaaaaaatgtcaaggaggaaaataagaaaaacagaaaacagaatgtaaaaaaaaaggatcagGGACCAACTTTCACTTCCACCAAGCTTGTTAACAGCATCTACAAACCGCTCATGGAGCTCAGGTGTCCACCGCATCCTTGGTTTGTTTGGAGTAATGTTTGAAGAAGTGAGATTGCCAGAACAAAGTTCATTGGAGTTGGGAAGATTTGATGCATTTCTCGGTGTATGGCAATGTAAATAATTGGAAGGTGCTGTACTTGTTGCATCAACAGCCTGGAAATGAGGGGCAATGTTATCTGAAATTTTAAGTTCACCAATAAAAAGCTGGTCTGAATTGCAAGAGAGAGGATAAGAAATCCTGAAGTTAATTACAGCATTCAAAAGGTCCGATCATATACCTTCAGCACAGACCTAGCAGAATCTGAATTTTCCATATATTGCCATGAAGTGCCTGACGAGAACCACTCAATTTGCTTTCCCAGGTTGGTATTAGGACTTCGTGCAATGCTATCTTGCATTTGTTGGTCAAAAATAGTTGCATCTTGTTGATTGAGACAATCAACGCTAGTTGGACAAACAAATACTCCAGGCAGTGGTTCTTGACTCCAACTATTCTGTTCAGATACTTTAGGATAAAGCATCCTTAAAGAATTTGGATTACCCTTGTATGATGACTGCGTTGGCAGCAAGGAAGAATCACAACAAGAGGTGTCAATAGCATATGATTCAGAAGAAAGCTTGCCCACAGGTGACTCACtgttattgatataaatatctGATGTAAAGTTGGAAGCTAACATACACATAGGCTGGGAACTAGAAGTACCAAATGAGTTCATAGAACTACCACACTGCTCCCTTTCGGTATAGGCTGGTCTATAGTCTGAAAAATTAGGAAATGCCACTTCGGAGAGTGCTGGTACTACAGTTATAGATGATGAAAGATATCGGGGAACTTTTCCATTGCGTATCTGATCCATAATTGATGTAGGCCTGTTTCATGTACCCCTCAAATGATCCACTTCAATCTGTTAAAAGTGAAGCTTTGGTCATATCATCAGCTAAGTGCAGAAGTCTATTACATCAAACTTAAGGAAGTTTCCCTGATCTTGTTCAGATATTATAAGTGTTCTTTCCACATGTTTAACAAAGTTTTGTCTTATAAGAATTTGCAGCCCAATAGCTAGATATATTTGTGACCCCCAAATACTGAATCAGTAAGGAACTTGGAATTGTGAATATCAAGTATGATATGCATCTtagcaaaggaaaaaaaatataatcggaccaaaatatttatgtgaaGTGTCAGTTGAGGGTAAACTGACCATTCTAATGAagcaaaagagagagaagggaaaaattTGCAGAATTAAACCGCTGCTTAAACataaaaggagaagaagaacaagTCCAGCATATTACAGTAATTCCCAAAGAAACACAATGAAGAACAGAAGGgaacagaagaacaaaaaggaaaatctcCAAGAGAAATCAGATCAAAGAGGCTGCAGAAAAAGGTAgtttgatttggattttgtgttgCTAAACAGTTAACTGAACATAGTGAAGCTACTTACCTGCCTATTCCCAGAATGAAATAAAAGATGCGATGGTACTAAATTTCAAAACAAAGGTTTGAAGCTATGGATCTTTGATCGTCTTGGGAGCTAAGAAGGTTAGTCTGTTGTATGTATCTTGGTGGGTGGGGTTACGGTTCTAGAGGAGCACTTAATCTGCTAAAtgcatccatttttttataaccacTAACCTAATGATCTGttactacttaaaaaatgtctccattttattttgtaaatggGACCACAAGGACCACTCTTCTGTCATGTAAATATTAAATCTACCAGCTCTTGCATGCACCAACCATTCCCAGAAGTAACCAATGTCAGATTCCTTCAGTTTTTACAAGCTTTGCAAGTATCAACACAGATAAtaaatgatagattaataGCACGGTACACAGACCTATGGCCTCATATATGTTCACTTCTGCTTGCATTGTCCAACCGAAACATATATCTTGTACACAAAACTACTAGGTAGATCAGTTACTGAATTCTAATAAAGATTCCAGTACAAGAAGCTCTTCACTAGCAGTATCTGAACATCGTACATCTATCTTGACAAGGCTTTTACTGTGTTGATGAAGcaataatcataaaagaatCCAAACAATGAGCTTGCAATCTAGGAGTATTTTATGGCTACTAGGCACCTTGGAGTTGACAAACTCAATTTGGCATGTAACAGAAGCTTTCCTTGAAAAGCTGGCCTGGCAACGtcttgttccaaaataatacTTGTATCTTTACCATTATCCAAAACCATGAAGAAAGAATAGCAGGCATAGAAAACTGAAAGTTTGCAGAAAAACTTTATTAATTGAGTTCTGATCTGGTGCAGGTGAGATCCAGAAGCActaagaggaaaaaaataataaaaaaagtcaacgaagcATTGTTTGGATTGCAGTAAGTtatcaaaggaaaaaaagaaaactctgATTGATTCCTTCTCTTGATGGGGTTGGTGTAGTCTCCCTTGGATAGCTGATGCTTTAGGGCTATGatagaaaaggagagagattggatgaaaacccaaaaaaagagaaaactcATACTGTAAGCTTATTGCCAGTAAAACCACAACAGTTGCACAAATCACTCCCAAGGTTTCAGTTTCAATGttcagaaagaaagagaggacaAACATGATTATGATAAATCACCTAAAGTCAACATGGCCAGAACAAGAAGCAATCTGATGGTTGTATTCATCATAGCTTGTCAACTTAAAAGGAAAacagagaaaaccaaaaattatTCGATTTCCAGTTTTACAATCTGCATACACTGTTAATCAATGAGCTACTGGgctaaaattttcaacatgcAATACGCAGTGGAAATAGGTAGTGCAGTCAGTTTGGAAAAATCAATTACTCTGAAACTGCAGTGCATACTCCTGTGACCCATGGCTACTGCCACTACTGAATTGTTAGTTGAGTTCTTTGAACATGGAATGTGTAGAGACATTGAATCCTTTCAGTGATTTCAcctagcaaaataaaaatattaaagcaCGTTTGGAAACATAGAGTATTTCATGATTTGAAGTTTGACAAAGGAGGTAGTTTTTAGTTACAGCTATCATATTACTTACAGTTTTGATGTTGGTCTATTCCATCTCCTCTGCACTTACATTTTCTATGAAAATCAAGGATAAGAGCTGTTATCACAATCTGCAAATATAACATAGCTTGCATGCCTCAGCTGTTGGTAACATACCGGTCTATGGAAGCAGCTTCATCAAATTGCTTATCTATTTCAACAAGGTATATCTTAAACAAGCTTGACCTATAGGATCCATTACAAACATTAAATTATCATAACAACGATGCTACTAAACAGGCCGTACCATAAGGTGAAAAGCAAGAAGCTCACCATGGTGGCATTGCTGCAGCAGTAAGAACTGGAGGTAGAAGCCATAATATGTACGGTTTGCTCTCTAATGATTGCCTCACATACTCAAAAATATCGATCTCCTGTTGAAGTTCAAAGGTAAGATTGAAGATGTCACTTTCTTCAGAGAAAAGGAATTAACAGCTctgagaaaataaaaggacCTGTTCATGCCCACTGCAAAAATAAGAGGTAAGAATGACCACACACAAAATTACTTTATCTGACCAACACTATGCCCCTGCTACACCTTCTTGTTTCCTCAGATAATCTCAGAAAGTACTCTATCACTGTGGCTTGTCTACGATTGGACCAGGTGGCCAGGGATTTTTTTACTCAGGCGCATGGGTGGTGATCAAATCTTCGAATAGGCCCTTGATCATTAATTATGAGTTTTTTTCCAGTACTTTGCGTGAGTGTGTTTTGGCTGTGTGTACTTTCGTGGTGCAGAGGCTGGGATTATTTTTCTCAGAAcagttgtatatttgtatttaattGGCTGAGATCAATAAagcttccattatctaaaaaaagatATCTCAATTGGCAACAAAACCAAAAGGCAATTGCTAACTTAAAAGGTTTGTATCCATTATCACAACATCAGGAAAGCGCCATCAACCATTGACACAATGATGCTTTGATAATACTGACAGTTGAAGTGTACCTTTCAGAAGCTGTTCctaattttgtttatgtattcatttagtagtttacaGGGGCATGACTTTACTTCGTTTCAAAAGGTTCTCACAGAAACTAATATTCCCAGTAGATGGAAGAATCAACAaaatctatactactttaaaacAAGGgaatggtggtggcagtgaatctgccaccccaccacctatcttgttttctttatcaACTACTTTATGTtctttaatgttaaaaaatagtctttctacatgttattaatatcTTATTGCATACAAATTTATCATGCAAAGTCATTTGCACAGgtgaaatatattatattataaacataGCTTGAAAACGAGCCACTCCGTTTGCTCTGGGGCTAAAAATATTCacattaatcgaagaaaaaaaattgagccaTCGGATTGTAGTGGGTCTAGATTAAGCGGTGTAAATTGATTGATATAGGCTGCGTTCGTCCCCCATGTTAGATAACttatctccctcgttttccgcgcgcacgcttcccgaactgctaaacggtgtattttttgtaaaaaatttctatagaaaagttgttttaaaaaatcatattaatctattttatatttttttaataattaataattaattaatcatgtactaatatattactacgttttccgcgcgagCTAAGTTATCTTACCAACGTttcaaacgaacgcggccatagttatatagaaatagaaatagaaaatataatatataatatcaaatccAATTCTAGTTTTATCTAATTTCGTGCAAAATTACGTAGGGAATCCCCTAGTTGCTTTAACAATCTAACAATGAACTTAGTCCAAACAATGTTAGCACATGTATGGTTCATTCTTATCCATAGCAAAGCACAGTATTTAGCtagtaatataaaacaaaaagacCTTGAAACCAAGAAGCTTGTCTTCGCATACATCCTGAGCTGTTCCTTGAAGCAACTGGCGCAGATCAGCATACTGTTTTGATATAGGAAAGAAACTAAAAGTATGTGACATGAAGCTCTCTATCAATGAGTTCCATTGCCTTGCAGCCAAGCCCAACAAGCATATCTCCTATAAATGTAACATGACATATTTATGATAATATAAGGAATGAATTACTCATAAGTGCAAAGACCAATCCACGAATATGTACCATGACTTCAATGAGACCACTCTGATAAGAATCTGCAGAAACTTTCAATGGTCCGAACAATCCTATCCACTGCTCCTTGGGAGCATTAAAGATCAATTTAGTTCCGGAAATAATCCGAATGGTACGTTCATTGAGCAAGTATGACAAACACTTTGCTCTCCATTGTTTCCACAGGATAAACTTGTCAATGATTTGAGTTTTCCTGTGTTAATAATAGAAAGTCTGTCTAAAAAAATGACACAAATATATACAGATTAACAACTATAGAAATATAGAAAGAGGTGTTTACAGGATTACATACCAAGCAGTTGCTGGGGTGCACGATGTGCTCCCTGCATCATCAAAGCTGTTATTTTTCATGCTTTTGAGAAGTGTGCTCAGCCCTCTCTCAGCCAAAGAAATACACAATGATGTATCCAGCTTCTTCTGTAGTTCTTTAAGTAGAATCTGTGAATTACCCAACAAGGATTCTTCACAAATTTCAGAGCTAGGGGGATGTCCAACATCACAGGCATTCCTTTTTAGCATCAAACGAGACAAATTCATATCCAATATTGACCGCACATACTCTTGGCACACATCGCGTTCACCACTAGGACAAATGCCATCAATATCCATCTCAACAACTGCTTCAAGAACAGCGCCTAAATTATCCACACTCGTTGTTTTCAGAAAATGTTTCACAACCAACTCCCTTGCCCTCGAAAGTGTTTTTGACCGTAGGTCCTCAATACCCTGCATGACACAGGGTACATCATTACGTGCAAACTCAGGATGAACAGAATGGACGCAGCCAAGAAATATCTTTTCAGAAGCACCTTGGGGAAATTCGGGCTTGAGGTGAGTTCAACGAGTGCAGCATCGAGGTCTCTTGCGGAATCATCATACCGACCAATGTCACGCAGGTTCTTGAAAACCTGAACACAATGCAAGGAACATTTGAGCACCCTCCATTAATCAGTACTAACACTTCACTActtcaacaacaacaacaaattcTTCAGATGGCTTGTCTGTTTGTATTCAATCCGGAAACCATTGAGAACCATGTAAGCTACGCGGACTTCCTCAAGATGCCGAGAGAACCATGTCGTCGGAAGGGGCAGCACGACGCATACCTCCTCGAAGAAGAGCGCCCACTGGAAGGCCTTCTTGACGTCACCGGAGcgccaggcggcggcggagccggaCGAGGtgctgccgccggcgaggacgaggacgtCCACGAAGCTCCGCACGAGGGCGAGCACCTCCTCCATCGCCACCGTCTCGTGCGCCCAAcccatcccctcctcctcctgccacTACCCGCTCTCTCACAATTCCAACTTTTGGAGGGACTAATGTGCAATAAACACCACAACGTTCGATTATTTCTATATGAGCtcctaaatttatttcttttctcatgTAAATCCCTCGTGCAGTCGTGCTGCCTGGTTCAGACTCGTAGAAAATTCTGTGGGGTGTAAAGTGAATAATGGCCACAAAGCCCTAGAAACCCCCGGTATATAAGGGGGAGAAGCcatcccctcgccgccgccgccgccccgccgttTCCAAGATGTCGAAGCGAGGTGAATCTCCTGCTCCCTCCCGATGATTTCTCCTTCTATGTGTGTGCGCGCTACTTTAGTTTGTGCGGAGGGATGCTTGGATTGGGGTGC is part of the Oryza brachyantha chromosome 2, ObraRS2, whole genome shotgun sequence genome and encodes:
- the LOC102713987 gene encoding uncharacterized protein LOC102713987 gives rise to the protein MGWAHETVAMEEVLALVRSFVDVLVLAGGSTSSGSAAAWRSGDVKKAFQWALFFEEVFKNLRDIGRYDDSARDLDAALVELTSSPNFPKGIEDLRSKTLSRARELVVKHFLKTTSVDNLGAVLEAVVEMDIDGICPSGERDVCQEYVRSILDMNLSRLMLKRNACDVGHPPSSEICEESLLGNSQILLKELQKKLDTSLCISLAERGLSTLLKSMKNNSFDDAGSTSCTPATAWKTQIIDKFILWKQWRAKCLSYLLNERTIRIISGTKLIFNAPKEQWIGLFGPLKVSADSYQSGLIEVMEICLLGLAARQWNSLIESFMSHTFSFFPISKQYADLRQLLQGTAQDVCEDKLLGFKEIDIFEYVRQSLESKPYILWLLPPVLTAAAMPPWSSLFKIYLVEIDKQFDEAASIDRKCKCRGDGIDQHQNCEITERIQCLYTFHVQRTQLTIQ
- the LOC121053201 gene encoding protein PHOSPHATE STARVATION RESPONSE 1-like, whose translation is MRWTPELHERFVDAVNKLGGSEKATPKAIQKVMKVEGLTIYHVKSHLQKYRTVHHRPELSDGESAKRNGQADEVSSQPMKGMETCEELRAQIGLQKQLHEQLEIQRKLQMQVEEHSKYLAMVIAKQSESLKQLGALPRSLGAPSTQVLDNKETCEGQTGDTDSAEQKSEEHDLEISAK